A window of Flavobacterium flavigenum contains these coding sequences:
- a CDS encoding phosphatidylserine decarboxylase family protein, whose translation MFHKEGGPSILLGVVFTVIVVLLADQFIDIYWLQKLVQIFALAVLIIILQFFRNPKRIAVRNSNHILAPVDGKVVVIEEVYEGEFFKDKRLQVSIFMSPINVHVTRYAMDGIIKFSKYHPGKFLVAWHPKASEENERTTVVIENDTFGQILYRQIAGALARRIVNYAKEGTHVIQGTDAGFIKFGSRVDLFLPLGTPIDVVLGQKAIGGKTIIATKA comes from the coding sequence ATGTTTCATAAAGAAGGAGGACCGTCCATTTTATTAGGTGTAGTTTTTACTGTAATTGTGGTTTTATTAGCTGACCAATTTATTGATATTTACTGGCTACAAAAACTAGTGCAAATTTTTGCTTTAGCAGTTTTAATTATAATTCTGCAATTTTTCAGAAACCCAAAAAGAATTGCAGTTCGAAACAGTAATCACATCCTTGCTCCCGTGGATGGAAAAGTTGTGGTTATTGAAGAAGTTTATGAAGGTGAATTTTTTAAAGACAAACGTTTACAGGTTTCTATTTTTATGTCTCCTATTAATGTGCACGTAACTCGTTATGCAATGGACGGAATTATAAAATTTAGTAAATATCATCCTGGGAAGTTTTTAGTTGCGTGGCATCCAAAAGCAAGTGAAGAAAATGAAAGAACAACTGTTGTAATAGAAAACGACACATTTGGACAAATACTTTACAGACAAATTGCCGGTGCATTGGCACGAAGAATTGTAAATTATGCTAAAGAAGGAACCCATGTTATTCAGGGTACTGATGCGGGCTTTATTAAATTTGGTTCAAGAGTAGATTTATTTTTACCTTTAGGTACTCCAATTGATGTAGTTTTGGGCCAAAAAGCAATTGGAGGTAAAACAATCATCGCTACAAAAGCTTAA
- a CDS encoding ACP phosphodiesterase codes for MNFLAHIYLSGENDLIKIGNFMADGIRGKQFEHFPDDIQKGIILHRFIDTYTDSHDVFRQSTKRLHKKYHHYAGVIVDIVYDHFLAKNWTKYSDEKLEDFINRFYNSLHDNYAVLTEKTQDLMPYMIERNWLLSYRTVEGIHQILTQMDRRSKNISKMQFASEELKQYYTDFEEEFTIFFEDIQYQSKQKLLSL; via the coding sequence ATGAATTTCCTTGCACATATATATCTTTCAGGTGAAAATGATTTAATTAAAATTGGCAATTTTATGGCTGATGGTATCCGTGGAAAACAATTTGAACACTTTCCTGATGATATACAAAAAGGAATTATTTTACATCGTTTTATAGATACTTATACCGATTCACATGATGTTTTCAGACAGAGCACCAAGCGCCTACATAAAAAATATCACCATTACGCAGGAGTAATTGTTGACATCGTTTACGATCATTTTTTAGCTAAAAACTGGACAAAATATTCAGACGAAAAATTAGAAGATTTCATCAATCGCTTTTACAATTCATTACATGACAATTATGCTGTATTAACTGAAAAAACTCAGGATTTAATGCCCTATATGATTGAAAGAAACTGGCTTTTGAGTTACCGTACTGTTGAAGGAATTCATCAAATTTTGACACAGATGGACAGAAGGTCAAAAAATATATCCAAAATGCAGTTTGCCAGCGAAGAATTAAAACAATATTATACCGATTTCGAAGAGGAATTCACCATTTTTTTTGAAGATATTCAATACCAGTCAAAACAAAAGTTACTTTCACTGTAA
- a CDS encoding acyl-CoA-binding protein — translation MSKKDLDIRFSEAVEKAMTMTQASLPQDVQLRLYAYYKQATFGTAVYNQSENFGLRDAFKTNAWMQISHISIEEAKENYIEIINLLTSI, via the coding sequence ATGAGTAAAAAAGATTTAGATATTCGTTTTTCTGAAGCTGTAGAAAAAGCTATGACAATGACACAGGCTTCACTGCCACAAGATGTGCAGTTAAGACTTTATGCATATTACAAACAAGCTACGTTTGGAACTGCCGTGTACAATCAATCTGAAAATTTTGGTTTGCGTGACGCGTTCAAAACAAATGCATGGATGCAAATTAGTCATATATCTATTGAAGAAGCAAAAGAAAATTACATTGAAATAATCAATTTGCTAACATCAATATAA
- a CDS encoding superoxide dismutase: MKKNMIRFTFTASLLMLFSCNDKKLIEVVEVPLPTKEEKIIIGTPADVKADEGSFALTKLPFSYDALAPAIRSLTLETHYSKHYLSYTNNLNKEIASTEFENAPIEDILKKMDMNNTKLRQNAGGYYNHTLYFDILTPKEQTPKDTLAGSINKEFGSFNNLTTQFKNEATKQFGSGWVWLVVDKAGKLQITTTENQDNPLMRNALIPGTPIMGIDLWEHAYYLDYQNRKGSYIDAFYKLINWEKVNENYKTALSKVKKY, from the coding sequence ATGAAAAAAAACATGATTCGTTTTACTTTCACAGCTTCATTACTGATGTTATTTTCCTGTAATGATAAAAAGTTGATTGAGGTTGTTGAAGTGCCTCTACCCACAAAAGAAGAAAAAATCATAATTGGAACTCCTGCAGATGTAAAAGCTGATGAAGGTTCTTTTGCTTTAACAAAGTTACCTTTTAGCTATGATGCTTTAGCTCCCGCAATAAGATCTCTGACTTTAGAAACCCATTATTCTAAACATTATTTATCCTATACTAATAATTTAAATAAAGAAATTGCTTCAACAGAATTTGAAAATGCGCCTATTGAAGATATCCTTAAAAAAATGGATATGAATAATACCAAACTTCGTCAAAATGCAGGCGGTTATTACAATCATACTCTTTATTTTGATATTTTGACACCAAAAGAACAAACTCCAAAAGATACTTTGGCTGGCTCAATTAATAAAGAATTTGGATCATTTAACAACCTTACCACTCAATTTAAAAATGAAGCGACTAAACAATTCGGCTCAGGTTGGGTTTGGCTGGTTGTAGATAAGGCAGGAAAATTACAAATTACAACTACTGAGAATCAGGATAACCCTTTAATGAGAAATGCATTAATTCCCGGCACACCTATTATGGGAATTGACTTATGGGAGCATGCATATTATCTTGATTATCAAAACAGAAAAGGAAGTTACATAGACGCTTTTTACAAATTGATCAATTGGGAAAAGGTAAACGAAAATTATAAAACAGCTCTAAGCAAAGTTAAAAAGTATTAA
- a CDS encoding ClpXP adapter SpxH family protein, whose amino-acid sequence MEEKNNPLLCDPVEGICGIPDSAANSKVILQNTEKPIRVIYFTDPICSSCWGIEPQLRKLKLEYGNSIEFEYRMGGLLPDWSYNSGGISKPSDVAHHWDEVSIYYDMPIDGDVWLEDPLHSSYPPSIAFKAAQMQDNEKSILFLRILREMIFLDKKNITKMEYLIAAAKKAGLDAEKLKVDCETKAKIAFEEDLKLAKKLGVRGFPTLFFFNNTGNNEAIYGAKPYAGYESAILKLYSAAPKNQYGKTWESLFEKYDSLTAKEFSELSGTPRNESENLLNELSGKGILVELITKNGSLWRQKI is encoded by the coding sequence ATGGAAGAAAAAAATAATCCGCTTTTATGCGATCCTGTAGAAGGAATATGTGGAATTCCAGATAGCGCAGCGAATTCAAAAGTTATATTGCAAAATACAGAGAAACCTATCAGGGTTATATATTTTACAGATCCGATTTGCTCCTCTTGTTGGGGAATAGAGCCTCAACTGCGCAAACTAAAACTAGAATATGGTAACAGCATAGAATTTGAATATCGAATGGGTGGTCTGCTGCCGGATTGGAGTTACAATAGCGGAGGCATCAGCAAACCATCTGATGTGGCACATCATTGGGACGAAGTAAGTATTTATTATGATATGCCAATTGATGGTGATGTTTGGCTGGAAGATCCTCTACATTCGTCTTACCCGCCATCCATTGCTTTTAAAGCCGCACAAATGCAGGATAATGAAAAATCAATTTTGTTTTTGCGGATTTTAAGAGAAATGATCTTTTTAGACAAAAAGAACATTACAAAAATGGAGTATTTGATAGCAGCTGCGAAAAAAGCAGGACTTGATGCAGAAAAATTAAAAGTTGACTGTGAAACAAAGGCAAAAATAGCCTTTGAAGAAGACTTAAAACTAGCAAAGAAATTAGGAGTAAGAGGTTTTCCAACATTATTCTTTTTTAATAATACAGGAAATAATGAAGCTATTTATGGTGCAAAACCATATGCTGGTTACGAATCAGCCATTTTAAAATTATATTCTGCTGCACCAAAAAATCAATATGGAAAAACTTGGGAATCTCTTTTTGAAAAATATGATTCGCTTACAGCAAAAGAGTTTTCAGAGCTTTCAGGAACACCTCGTAACGAAAGTGAAAATCTTTTAAATGAGCTTTCTGGTAAGGGGATTTTAGTGGAACTTATCACAAAAAATGGTTCTTTGTGGAGGCAAAAGATTTAA
- the uvrA gene encoding excinuclease ABC subunit UvrA, whose product MLDKDNTIEVLGARVHNLKNIDISIPREKLVVITGLSGSGKSSLAFDTIYAEGQRRYVETFSAYARQFLGGLERPDVDKIDGLSPVIAIEQKTTSKSPRSTVGTITEIYDFLRLLYARGADAYSYNTGEKMVSYSDEQIKDLIIQDYTGKRINILAPVIKARKGHYAELFQQITKQGFLKVRVNGEVQDLVAGMKLDRYKTHDIEIVVDRMVIEDNADTQKRLSESINTAMHHGEDVLIILDQDSDEVRYFSRNLMCPSTGISYQNPEPNLFSFNSPKGACPHCNGLGTVHEINVKKIIPNPKLSIKAGGFAPLGEYKSSWIFKQLETIGEKFGFKITDPIEKIPEEALNMILYGGKDKFTINSKDLGVTREYKIDFEGISNFIKNQYDESATTSIKRWAKDFMDEINCPVCDGSRLKKEAQFFRVNGKNITELCEMDISDLTAWFHDLNSHLTDKQLLIASEVVKEIKDRLNFLMNVGLNYLALSRSSKSLSGGEAQRIRLATQIGSQLVGVLYILDEPSIGLHQRDNEKLIQSLEQLRDIGNSVIVVEHDKDMIETADYVIDIGPKAGKYGGEIISIGTPAETLKSNTITAQYLNGKMKLEIPKERRKGNGKFLKLTGATGNNLKNVSIEIPLGKLICVTGVSGSGKSTLINETLYPILNAYYFNGVKKPQPYKKIEGLEHIDKVIDIDQSPIGRTPRSNPATYTEVFTEIRNLFTMTSESMIRGYKAGRFSFNVKGGRCETCEGSGVRTIEMNFLPDVYVECETCQGKRFNRETLEIRYKGKSISDVLDMTVDEAVPFFENIPKIYRKVKTIQDVGLGYITLGQQSTTLSGGEAQRIKLAGELSKKDTGNTFYILDEPTTGLHFEDIRVLMEVINKLVDKGNTILVIEHNMDVIKLADYIIDIGPEGGKGGGQLVAKGTPEEVAQNKKSYTAKFLKKELV is encoded by the coding sequence ATGCTAGATAAAGACAATACTATTGAAGTTCTTGGTGCAAGAGTTCATAATCTTAAAAATATAGACATTTCAATTCCACGTGAAAAGCTGGTTGTAATTACCGGTTTGTCAGGCTCTGGAAAATCCTCTTTGGCGTTTGACACAATTTATGCTGAAGGGCAGCGTCGTTATGTAGAAACTTTTTCGGCATATGCCAGACAATTCCTTGGAGGATTAGAACGTCCGGATGTTGATAAAATCGACGGGCTTTCTCCTGTAATCGCGATTGAACAAAAAACAACCAGTAAAAGTCCCCGTTCTACAGTTGGAACCATTACTGAAATATACGATTTTCTTAGACTTTTATATGCCCGAGGTGCTGATGCATACAGTTATAACACAGGCGAAAAAATGGTTTCCTACTCTGATGAACAAATTAAAGATTTGATTATTCAGGATTATACCGGAAAACGAATTAACATTCTCGCCCCGGTCATTAAAGCCAGAAAAGGACATTACGCTGAGTTATTTCAGCAAATCACCAAACAGGGATTCTTAAAGGTGCGTGTAAATGGTGAAGTTCAGGATTTGGTTGCCGGAATGAAACTGGACCGTTACAAAACTCATGATATTGAAATTGTTGTTGACCGAATGGTAATTGAAGATAATGCCGATACACAAAAAAGGTTATCGGAAAGTATCAATACGGCAATGCATCATGGTGAAGATGTATTGATAATTTTAGATCAGGATTCGGATGAAGTACGCTATTTCAGTCGGAATTTGATGTGCCCGTCAACCGGAATATCGTATCAAAACCCTGAACCGAATTTATTTTCATTCAACTCTCCAAAAGGCGCCTGCCCACATTGTAACGGGTTGGGAACGGTACACGAAATCAATGTTAAAAAAATCATTCCGAATCCGAAATTATCAATAAAAGCTGGTGGATTTGCTCCGCTTGGCGAATATAAATCGTCCTGGATTTTCAAACAATTAGAAACTATTGGAGAAAAATTCGGATTCAAAATCACGGATCCAATTGAAAAAATTCCTGAAGAAGCTTTAAATATGATTCTTTATGGTGGAAAAGACAAATTTACTATCAACTCAAAAGATCTTGGCGTTACGAGAGAGTATAAAATTGATTTTGAAGGAATTTCTAATTTCATTAAAAATCAATATGATGAAAGCGCCACAACAAGCATAAAACGCTGGGCAAAAGATTTCATGGACGAAATAAATTGTCCGGTTTGCGATGGTTCGCGTTTAAAAAAGGAAGCACAGTTTTTTAGGGTAAATGGAAAAAACATTACCGAGTTGTGCGAAATGGATATTTCAGACTTGACAGCATGGTTTCATGACCTGAATAGTCATTTAACGGACAAACAGCTTTTAATTGCTTCTGAAGTTGTAAAAGAAATTAAAGACCGATTGAACTTTTTGATGAATGTAGGTTTGAATTATCTGGCTTTAAGCCGAAGTTCAAAATCACTTTCCGGTGGTGAAGCGCAGCGTATCCGTTTGGCAACACAAATTGGTTCGCAATTGGTTGGTGTTTTATATATTTTGGATGAACCAAGTATTGGTTTACACCAAAGAGACAACGAAAAACTGATTCAATCCCTTGAACAATTGCGGGATATTGGAAATTCGGTTATTGTGGTGGAACATGACAAAGACATGATTGAAACTGCTGATTATGTTATTGATATTGGTCCTAAAGCAGGAAAATACGGAGGAGAAATTATCAGTATTGGTACACCTGCTGAGACTTTGAAATCAAATACAATTACTGCTCAATACCTAAACGGTAAAATGAAACTGGAGATTCCTAAAGAACGAAGAAAAGGAAATGGAAAATTTCTTAAACTGACCGGAGCAACAGGTAATAATTTAAAAAATGTTTCGATTGAAATTCCGTTAGGAAAATTAATTTGTGTTACAGGGGTTTCCGGAAGCGGTAAATCGACTTTGATTAATGAAACACTTTATCCGATTCTGAATGCTTATTATTTTAATGGTGTAAAAAAACCTCAGCCTTATAAAAAGATTGAAGGTTTAGAGCATATAGACAAAGTAATTGATATTGACCAAAGTCCGATTGGGCGTACACCCCGTTCGAATCCGGCAACTTACACAGAAGTTTTTACAGAAATCCGAAACTTATTTACTATGACTTCTGAAAGCATGATACGCGGATATAAAGCAGGACGCTTTAGTTTTAACGTAAAGGGAGGTCGTTGTGAAACCTGTGAAGGCTCAGGTGTGAGAACAATCGAAATGAATTTTCTTCCGGATGTTTATGTAGAATGTGAAACCTGTCAGGGAAAACGTTTTAACAGAGAAACCTTAGAAATTCGATATAAAGGAAAATCAATTTCGGATGTTCTGGATATGACAGTTGATGAAGCCGTTCCGTTTTTTGAAAATATTCCGAAAATCTATAGAAAAGTAAAAACAATTCAGGATGTTGGTTTAGGATACATTACACTTGGCCAGCAAAGCACCACACTATCAGGTGGTGAAGCACAGCGTATTAAATTAGCAGGGGAATTATCAAAAAAAGATACCGGAAATACATTTTATATTCTGGATGAACCCACAACAGGACTCCATTTTGAAGACATCCGTGTTTTAATGGAAGTAATAAACAAACTGGTTGATAAAGGAAATACGATATTAGTGATTGAACATAATATGGACGTTATTAAACTAGCCGATTATATTATTGATATTGGCCCTGAAGGAGGAAAAGGTGGCGGTCAATTGGTTGCAAAAGGAACTCCGGAAGAAGTTGCCCAGAATAAAAAAAGCTATACAGCTAAGTTTTTGAAAAAAGAGCTGGTTTAA
- the glmM gene encoding phosphoglucosamine mutase yields the protein MTLIKSISGIRGTIGGKVGDNLTPVDAVKFASAYGTFLKNNTSKEKLTVVIGRDARISGPMIHNLVVNTLIGLGINVIDLGLSTTPTVEIAVPLEKADGGIILTASHNPKQWNALKLLNEKGEFLSGAEGAKILEIAEAEAFDFSDVDNLGEITVNDAYMDIHIDEVLNLPLVDIQAVKEARFKVVVDGVNSSGGIIIPKLLELMGVEVVKLYCEPNGHFAHNPEPLKEHLTDISELVVKENAHLGIVVDPDVDRLAFISEDGEMFGEEYTLVACADYVLSKTPGNTVSNMSSSRALRDVTKAHNGNYETSAVGEVNVVELMKKNNAIIGGEGNGGIIYPESHYGRDSLVGVALFLTHLANKKISVSALRASYPQYYMSKNKIELTPQIDVDAILVAMTDKYKNEDISTIDGVKIDFAQEWVHLRKSNTEPIIRIYTEAPSQEKADVLALRIIDEIKAIAGI from the coding sequence ATGACTTTAATAAAATCGATTTCAGGAATAAGAGGAACAATCGGTGGTAAAGTAGGAGATAACCTGACTCCAGTCGATGCTGTAAAATTTGCATCAGCATACGGAACCTTTCTGAAAAATAACACTTCAAAAGAAAAACTGACTGTTGTAATTGGGCGTGATGCCAGAATTTCAGGTCCAATGATTCATAATCTTGTTGTAAATACACTAATAGGTTTGGGGATTAATGTAATTGACCTTGGACTTTCGACAACACCAACGGTAGAAATCGCTGTACCATTGGAAAAAGCGGATGGAGGAATTATTCTAACAGCTTCACATAATCCTAAACAATGGAACGCACTAAAATTGCTGAATGAAAAAGGCGAATTTTTAAGCGGTGCTGAAGGTGCAAAAATCCTTGAAATTGCTGAAGCTGAAGCTTTCGATTTTTCAGATGTCGATAATTTAGGGGAAATTACAGTAAATGATGCTTATATGGATATTCACATTGATGAAGTTTTAAACTTACCATTAGTGGATATTCAGGCAGTAAAAGAGGCAAGATTTAAAGTTGTTGTTGATGGTGTAAATTCTTCGGGGGGAATTATTATTCCAAAATTACTGGAATTAATGGGCGTTGAAGTTGTAAAATTATATTGCGAGCCAAATGGACATTTTGCTCATAATCCTGAACCTTTGAAAGAGCATTTAACTGATATTTCTGAATTAGTTGTAAAGGAAAATGCTCACCTAGGAATTGTGGTAGACCCGGATGTTGACAGATTAGCTTTTATTAGTGAAGATGGAGAAATGTTCGGAGAAGAATATACTTTAGTAGCCTGTGCAGATTATGTTTTAAGCAAGACTCCTGGAAATACAGTTTCGAATATGTCATCTTCCCGTGCTTTGCGCGATGTAACAAAAGCACATAATGGGAATTATGAAACTAGTGCAGTGGGTGAGGTGAATGTGGTAGAATTAATGAAAAAAAACAATGCCATCATTGGAGGAGAAGGTAATGGTGGGATTATTTATCCTGAATCACATTATGGAAGAGACAGTTTGGTTGGAGTAGCTTTATTTTTAACACATCTGGCAAACAAAAAAATATCAGTTTCTGCCTTACGTGCTTCATATCCGCAATATTATATGAGCAAAAATAAAATAGAACTGACACCTCAAATTGATGTTGATGCAATTTTAGTTGCTATGACTGATAAATATAAAAATGAAGATATTTCAACTATTGACGGTGTAAAAATTGATTTCGCGCAAGAATGGGTTCATTTAAGAAAATCAAATACAGAGCCTATTATTCGTATTTATACAGAAGCGCCTTCTCAGGAAAAAGCCGATGTTTTGGCACTTCGAATAATTGATGAAATAAAAGCAATCGCTGGTATTTAA
- a CDS encoding chloride channel protein → MLKKYFRKLESIIALAQSLMTPKQFIFLSSVLIGISCSLAVIILKTFAHSVFSFATYISGILKWSFISGILPIIGILLTVFVVNRILNGSIEKGTSQILYAVAKKAGIIPKKQMYAQIITSSLTVGLGGSAGLESPIVITGAAFGSNFAQNYKLAYKDRTLLIGCGVAAGISAAFNAPIAGVLFAIEVLLVDVSISAFTPIMISAATGALVSAIVLDESILLSFKKQEAFDYHNIPFYVFLGILTGFMAVYYARNFQKVEHYFSKLKMNAYKKALFGSSILALLIFVFPTLFGEGYESIRTLSETDPGKLLENTLFADFRNNEWILLLFVGSTMMIKVFASGLTIGSGGNGGNFAPSLFLGSYLGYFFSKFISMIGLSKLPITNFTMVGMAGILSGLFHAPLTSIFLIAEITGGYGLMIPLMIVSSISFAISKRFEKYSLDVKNLAKKGHAFTSNKDSNILSTLDIDSIIQTDYLTVHPDENLNKLVDLISHSNQVVFAVVTNEKDLVGIVHFNDIREIIFNTYRVKYTLIKDVMKMPPATISSYDSMEIVMTKFEKTKSAFLPVIRNDKYYGFISKSIALEAYRMKLRSMTIE, encoded by the coding sequence ATGCTTAAAAAATATTTTAGAAAATTAGAAAGCATTATTGCTTTAGCCCAGTCATTAATGACGCCAAAGCAGTTTATTTTCCTATCAAGTGTATTGATTGGCATCTCATGTTCGTTAGCCGTAATTATTTTAAAAACTTTTGCCCATAGCGTATTTTCTTTTGCAACCTATATTAGCGGAATTTTAAAATGGAGTTTTATCTCGGGGATTTTACCTATTATTGGTATTTTGCTTACTGTTTTTGTTGTAAACAGAATATTGAACGGAAGTATTGAAAAAGGAACTTCCCAAATTTTGTATGCAGTTGCAAAAAAAGCCGGTATAATTCCAAAAAAACAAATGTATGCCCAAATTATAACCAGCTCCTTAACTGTAGGTTTGGGAGGTTCAGCAGGTCTTGAAAGTCCAATTGTGATTACTGGGGCAGCATTCGGATCAAACTTTGCTCAAAACTATAAATTAGCCTATAAAGACAGGACGCTTCTTATTGGCTGTGGAGTTGCAGCAGGAATTTCAGCAGCTTTTAACGCACCTATTGCAGGAGTTCTTTTTGCCATAGAAGTTTTATTAGTGGATGTAAGCATTTCCGCCTTTACGCCTATTATGATTTCGGCAGCTACGGGAGCTTTAGTATCTGCTATTGTATTAGATGAATCCATCCTTTTATCCTTCAAAAAACAGGAAGCTTTTGATTATCACAACATTCCTTTTTATGTGTTTTTAGGAATATTAACAGGATTTATGGCTGTTTATTATGCCCGAAATTTTCAAAAAGTAGAGCATTATTTTTCGAAATTAAAAATGAATGCTTATAAAAAGGCATTGTTTGGATCATCAATTCTGGCACTACTTATCTTTGTTTTTCCCACCCTTTTTGGAGAGGGTTATGAAAGTATCAGGACTTTATCTGAAACGGATCCTGGAAAACTGTTAGAGAATACCTTGTTTGCAGATTTCAGAAATAATGAATGGATTTTGCTGTTATTTGTTGGGTCTACGATGATGATCAAAGTCTTTGCTTCCGGACTTACCATTGGAAGCGGCGGAAATGGAGGTAATTTTGCCCCATCTTTATTTCTGGGTTCTTATCTGGGTTATTTCTTTTCAAAATTTATATCCATGATTGGTCTATCAAAATTACCAATCACCAATTTTACGATGGTAGGAATGGCAGGTATTTTGAGCGGATTGTTCCATGCACCGCTAACCTCGATATTCTTAATAGCTGAGATAACCGGTGGCTACGGCTTAATGATTCCGTTAATGATTGTATCTTCAATAAGCTTTGCCATTTCGAAACGCTTTGAAAAATATTCCCTTGATGTAAAAAATCTTGCTAAAAAAGGACATGCGTTTACCAGCAATAAGGATTCAAACATTTTATCTACCCTTGATATCGATTCTATCATTCAGACCGATTATCTGACCGTTCATCCAGATGAAAATTTAAACAAATTAGTAGATTTGATTTCGCATTCCAATCAGGTTGTTTTTGCTGTTGTTACTAATGAAAAAGACCTTGTTGGTATCGTACATTTTAACGATATCAGAGAAATTATTTTTAACACATACCGCGTAAAATACACTTTGATTAAAGATGTAATGAAAATGCCTCCTGCAACGATTTCTTCTTATGATAGCATGGAAATTGTAATGACAAAGTTTGAAAAGACCAAATCAGCATTCCTTCCGGTTATTCGAAATGATAAATATTACGGCTTTATTTCTAAATCTATAGCACTTGAAGCTTATAGAATGAAACTGCGTTCAATGACTATTGAATAA
- a CDS encoding phosphatidate cytidylyltransferase has product MNETLKRTISGAVYIALLLTSILFSTESFIILFGIFLLITVYEFSNLVNLNKVFSILFSILLYSSIILLSHYNKQTALFLEDSFHLNLNLDTNTQQLDLILLAVTIVIAIKCILFLFYDNVQKVSTSSKYLYLLGYITLPFVFIIKISFGTNDYNPKIIIGLFILIWTNDTFAYLVGKSIGKHKLFERISPKKTIEGFLGGVVFAAFAGFLISKFYIQPNPEFSSRSILIWTIIALIASIFGTIGDLIESKFKRIADVKDSGTIMPGHGGILDRLDSVIFVAPVIFLFYQILYYVS; this is encoded by the coding sequence ATGAATGAAACACTCAAGAGGACCATTTCTGGTGCTGTTTATATTGCTTTACTACTAACTTCTATTTTGTTTTCTACAGAAAGCTTTATTATCCTGTTTGGCATTTTTCTACTCATTACTGTTTATGAATTCAGTAACTTAGTTAACCTCAATAAAGTCTTTTCCATTCTTTTCAGTATTTTATTATACTCGAGTATTATACTATTAAGTCACTACAATAAACAAACTGCTTTATTTTTAGAAGATTCGTTTCATTTAAACTTAAATCTAGATACCAATACTCAACAACTCGATTTAATACTTCTGGCTGTTACTATTGTTATCGCTATAAAATGCATTTTATTCTTATTTTACGACAATGTACAGAAAGTAAGTACTTCTTCCAAATACCTTTATTTACTTGGATACATTACCTTGCCATTTGTTTTTATCATTAAAATTTCTTTTGGAACTAATGATTATAATCCAAAAATAATTATTGGATTATTTATTTTGATCTGGACAAATGATACATTTGCTTATTTAGTTGGAAAATCAATTGGAAAACATAAATTATTTGAACGTATTTCGCCTAAAAAAACGATAGAAGGTTTTCTTGGCGGGGTTGTTTTTGCTGCTTTTGCAGGCTTTTTGATTTCAAAATTTTACATTCAGCCCAATCCTGAATTCAGCAGCAGATCTATTTTGATTTGGACGATTATTGCTTTAATTGCCAGTATTTTTGGAACAATTGGTGACTTGATCGAATCAAAATTTAAAAGAATAGCAGATGTAAAGGACAGTGGTACCATCATGCCCGGACATGGAGGTATTTTAGATCGATTAGATAGTGTTATATTTGTAGCACCAGTTATATTTTTATTTTATCAAATTTTATATTATGTTTCATAA
- a CDS encoding lactate utilization protein B/C codes for MSFFKKIFGSANTSSDEENESEYGNNPTPNSHLSIDEQFIFNFKKNGGKFLYCENKQEVEEQFENILEENDWFENEVLCYEPALFHLLEENKLLYISPKNPKFLLASCENLIADEGSILFSSKQIRQDKPNELPANIVIIATTSQILPMKSDGLSAIKRKYERDYPTNITTIKYFEKAKEEDFTQYGSVAKNLYLLLLEDL; via the coding sequence ATGAGTTTTTTCAAAAAAATATTTGGTTCTGCCAATACTTCATCTGATGAAGAAAATGAAAGTGAATATGGAAATAATCCTACTCCAAACAGTCATTTGTCAATAGATGAACAATTCATTTTTAATTTTAAAAAAAATGGAGGTAAATTTTTATATTGCGAAAACAAACAGGAAGTAGAAGAACAATTTGAAAATATTTTAGAAGAAAATGACTGGTTTGAAAATGAGGTTTTATGTTACGAACCTGCTCTTTTTCATTTATTAGAAGAAAATAAATTGCTCTATATTTCCCCTAAAAATCCAAAATTCTTATTAGCGTCCTGTGAAAATCTTATTGCTGATGAAGGTTCAATTTTATTTTCATCAAAACAAATTAGGCAAGACAAACCAAACGAATTACCTGCTAATATTGTCATAATAGCAACAACAAGCCAAATACTACCTATGAAAAGTGATGGCCTGAGCGCTATAAAAAGAAAATACGAACGAGATTACCCTACAAATATTACTACAATAAAATATTTCGAAAAAGCAAAAGAAGAAGATTTTACTCAATACGGAAGTGTTGCAAAAAATTTATACTTGTTGCTCTTAGAGGACCTTTAA